A single window of Sphingobacterium sp. ML3W DNA harbors:
- a CDS encoding PDZ domain-containing protein: MKLAILLLVCLFCQNALGQSGFVLHKNKKLSFPFVFVHNLVIVPVEVNGFMMNFLLDTGVKETMIFGKSLAEIDSTIFKNKFQGLGRNDGIDGVLAINNQVRIAKKMVDNDHPIYILENAQIDISSRIGIEVNGILGSRFFTDHRIAFDFIKKRITIFPNDNKIKSLAKMEVLPVEIIGSRPYIAVVVQQDEELIAGKALIDMGNSDAILLLKERMPNYQVRSPFIADYIGQGFNGEIYGLRNRIKALRMGPFEMSYPLVAYPELQSMQNAKIVNERIGSVGNELLRRFKIIFDYPNKRIYLSKNKNFNKYYYLNMSGLEIIHDGVKWEKQEIPVTLEKDGSKEINFDNKVQFKFVLKPQFKIDMVRSESPAELSGLMKGDLILTINGKTATSFSLEEITNLLKSEEGKEILLKIERNNVKQEYRFLLKDPLPFIHD, from the coding sequence ATGAAATTAGCTATCCTATTGCTAGTGTGTTTGTTCTGCCAAAATGCTCTTGGGCAGTCAGGCTTTGTTTTGCATAAAAATAAGAAGCTTAGTTTTCCTTTTGTTTTCGTCCATAATCTCGTTATTGTTCCCGTAGAGGTCAATGGATTTATGATGAACTTTTTATTAGATACCGGTGTCAAGGAAACAATGATTTTTGGTAAGTCACTCGCTGAAATCGATAGTACTATCTTTAAAAATAAATTTCAGGGCCTGGGCCGGAATGACGGTATTGATGGCGTATTGGCCATCAATAATCAGGTACGTATCGCAAAAAAAATGGTCGATAATGATCATCCAATCTATATCTTAGAAAATGCGCAAATTGATATTTCATCAAGGATAGGGATTGAAGTCAACGGTATTTTAGGAAGTCGTTTCTTTACTGACCACAGGATCGCATTTGACTTTATAAAAAAGAGAATCACCATTTTCCCAAACGACAATAAAATCAAATCATTAGCTAAAATGGAAGTTTTGCCTGTTGAGATTATTGGAAGTCGACCTTATATTGCTGTTGTTGTACAACAAGATGAAGAACTGATTGCTGGGAAGGCACTAATCGATATGGGGAATAGTGATGCTATATTATTGTTAAAAGAACGGATGCCTAACTACCAAGTACGCTCTCCATTTATTGCCGATTATATTGGACAGGGTTTTAATGGTGAGATATATGGCTTGCGTAACCGTATCAAGGCCCTGCGTATGGGGCCATTTGAAATGTCTTACCCTTTGGTAGCTTATCCCGAATTACAATCAATGCAGAATGCAAAAATAGTGAACGAACGAATAGGGTCTGTTGGGAATGAATTGTTACGAAGATTTAAAATTATATTTGATTATCCCAATAAACGAATATATTTAAGTAAGAATAAGAATTTCAATAAATACTATTACCTCAATATGAGTGGTCTTGAGATTATTCATGATGGTGTGAAATGGGAAAAACAGGAGATTCCAGTAACATTGGAAAAAGATGGAAGTAAAGAAATAAATTTTGATAATAAAGTTCAGTTCAAATTTGTTCTAAAACCACAATTTAAGATTGATATGGTGAGATCAGAATCGCCAGCGGAATTGTCTGGGCTTATGAAAGGAGATCTAATTTTAACCATTAATGGTAAAACTGCTACTTCGTTCAGCTTAGAAGAAATTACCAATTTGTTGAAATCCGAAGAGGGAAAAGAGATTCTTCTAAAGATTGAACGAAATAACGTAAAGCAGGAATACCGATTTCTGTTGAAAGATCCTCTTCCATTTATCCATGATTGA
- a CDS encoding glycoside hydrolase family 16 protein has translation MFKFYCFISAGIILLASCSVSQRPKQHPHVFIQNDGRATKQWKLVWEDQFNVNTLDTSKWSRIPSGSADWNRHMSTDDACFEMKDGKLILKGINNTDLTKDTRPFLTGGIWSKGKFAFQYGRVEIRAKLGSAQGAWPAIWMLAELDKYGKYPKNGEIDIMEHLNYDSIIYQTTHSYYTLDLGQKTNPQHHGTAKIDAGQYNVYGISWYPDRIVFQLNGKDTFTYPRIAGVDQSQWPYDQPFFLLIDQQLGGNWVGKVDQSQLPVEMVIDWVKVYQ, from the coding sequence ATGTTTAAATTTTACTGTTTTATTAGCGCAGGCATCATACTCCTTGCCAGTTGTAGTGTCAGTCAACGACCAAAACAACATCCTCATGTATTTATTCAAAATGATGGGAGAGCAACAAAGCAATGGAAATTAGTGTGGGAAGATCAATTTAATGTAAATACGCTCGATACGTCTAAATGGAGTCGTATCCCTTCAGGTAGTGCGGATTGGAATAGACACATGAGCACTGATGATGCTTGTTTCGAAATGAAAGATGGAAAGCTCATCCTAAAAGGGATCAATAATACCGATTTAACGAAAGATACTCGTCCTTTTTTGACTGGAGGAATTTGGAGTAAAGGGAAATTTGCCTTTCAATATGGTCGTGTCGAGATAAGGGCTAAATTGGGAAGTGCCCAAGGGGCATGGCCTGCTATATGGATGTTAGCCGAATTGGATAAGTACGGGAAATATCCTAAGAATGGAGAGATAGATATCATGGAACACCTTAATTATGATTCGATTATCTACCAAACGACCCATTCGTATTATACCTTAGACCTGGGGCAAAAAACGAACCCGCAACATCATGGTACAGCGAAAATTGATGCTGGACAGTACAACGTTTATGGTATCAGTTGGTATCCAGATCGAATCGTATTTCAGTTAAATGGAAAGGATACGTTTACGTATCCGAGAATAGCTGGTGTCGATCAGTCACAATGGCCTTACGATCAACCTTTCTTTCTACTTATCGATCAACAATTAGGAGGAAACTGGGTGGGTAAAGTTGATCAAAGCCAATTACCTGTAGAAATGGTAATCGATTGGGTCAAGGTGTATCAGTAG
- a CDS encoding lipid-binding protein, producing the protein MMKHIYKYLLGLLVFAAVSCKKDQPAVEYSPIFPISGEWHTHVFNEDGSNVATLNPSTGKSFSLSLAALSTYNTADNDDDIAWLKFSTVAYPFGILAKVKVDVPSVAILPGEYVNILPVKNTSIHLIEAKILQNASKQPSGVLADSILVKYKTGVDNKVYMIKGHRRTQWPDDQR; encoded by the coding sequence ATGATGAAACATATATATAAATATTTATTAGGATTATTGGTTTTTGCTGCTGTTTCTTGTAAAAAAGATCAACCTGCAGTTGAATACTCACCTATTTTTCCTATTTCGGGTGAATGGCATACACATGTTTTTAATGAAGATGGGTCTAATGTCGCTACTTTGAATCCAAGTACGGGAAAATCTTTTTCACTATCTCTTGCAGCATTAAGTACATATAATACTGCAGATAATGATGACGATATAGCCTGGTTGAAATTTAGTACTGTAGCATATCCCTTTGGAATTTTGGCCAAAGTTAAAGTTGATGTTCCATCAGTGGCTATTCTTCCTGGTGAGTACGTTAATATTCTACCAGTAAAAAATACAAGTATACATCTTATTGAAGCTAAAATTTTGCAAAATGCTTCAAAGCAACCTAGTGGAGTGCTAGCTGACAGTATTTTAGTGAAATACAAAACAGGAGTAGATAATAAAGTATATATGATAAAAGGTCACCGCAGAACGCAATGGCCAGATGATCAACGATAA
- a CDS encoding alkaline phosphatase, giving the protein MMKKNLFFLFALFFTQTISQAQTGKIKHVVMVGFDGLGAYAIPKADMPNLKQLMQNGSHSLHVRTVLPSSSAVNWASMLMGAGPTMHGYTEWGSQTPEIPSIATTKNGLFPSIFNAVATKNPKATFAVIHSWPGIGYLIDKKVVQQVYNMEDNDEKALHKAIEIIKKDKPTLTFVHFDEPDGVGHNIGHNTPEYYAELKNVDYKIGQLLQAVKDAGMEKETIFVVTADHGGVDKGHGGKSLAEVEIPFVMTGPGVPKGKQIDQPMMVYDIGPTLTWLLGAAQEEVWRGKPIKSFQK; this is encoded by the coding sequence ATGATGAAAAAAAATCTATTTTTTTTATTTGCTTTATTTTTTACGCAAACGATTAGTCAGGCCCAAACTGGGAAAATTAAACATGTTGTCATGGTCGGATTTGATGGCCTAGGTGCTTATGCAATACCAAAGGCGGATATGCCAAATTTGAAGCAATTGATGCAAAATGGTAGTCATAGCCTACATGTGAGAACAGTACTGCCTTCTTCAAGTGCTGTAAATTGGGCTTCCATGCTGATGGGGGCCGGACCAACGATGCATGGTTATACCGAATGGGGAAGTCAAACACCTGAAATCCCTTCTATAGCTACAACCAAAAACGGACTATTTCCATCTATTTTTAATGCAGTTGCTACGAAGAACCCAAAAGCTACTTTTGCGGTTATTCACAGTTGGCCAGGCATTGGTTATTTGATAGACAAAAAGGTTGTACAACAAGTATACAATATGGAGGATAATGACGAAAAGGCGCTCCATAAAGCAATCGAGATTATTAAAAAGGATAAACCAACCTTAACATTTGTACATTTTGATGAACCTGATGGTGTAGGACATAATATAGGTCATAACACACCTGAGTATTATGCCGAACTGAAAAATGTAGATTATAAAATTGGACAATTACTACAGGCGGTTAAGGATGCGGGCATGGAAAAGGAAACCATATTTGTCGTAACTGCTGATCACGGTGGCGTCGATAAAGGTCATGGAGGTAAGTCGTTAGCGGAAGTCGAAATCCCTTTCGTCATGACTGGTCCTGGTGTTCCAAAAGGAAAGCAGATTGATCAACCGATGATGGTGTATGATATAGGACCAACATTGACTTGGTTACTTGGTGCGGCACAGGAAGAAGTTTGGAGAGGGAAACCGATTAAATCTTTTCAAAAATAG